The following proteins are co-located in the Paludibaculum fermentans genome:
- a CDS encoding tetratricopeptide repeat protein, with protein MRIAPPLTAAALLLCFTVSAQPPAGARGPGPGSMSEGLRKATALDLDGNYTEARQFIQKEIDSAADPRAKANAQRAMAMSYAFEGNCKKTTEYEQMVMAYWKTRESEEPKNAFYQQGEMANEAARVCIDSGDIDAAARLYKLGTELGLKEPEISADRKALWDFRLAHAEGRVAARRNKKADAEKAIAAARAALDRMTDLKRQQEAFLPYLTGYVALYQGDYQKALADLQKANQNDAFIQCLIAQAYEKLGDKDKAMEYYRKAAGTRAHNPPAAYAVPLARKKLG; from the coding sequence ATGCGCATCGCCCCGCCCCTGACTGCCGCAGCGTTGCTGCTATGCTTTACCGTCTCCGCCCAGCCCCCAGCAGGAGCTCGCGGACCCGGCCCCGGCTCCATGTCCGAAGGCCTGAGAAAGGCGACGGCCCTCGATCTCGACGGCAACTACACCGAGGCGCGCCAGTTCATCCAGAAAGAGATCGACTCTGCCGCCGATCCACGCGCGAAAGCCAACGCCCAGCGCGCCATGGCTATGTCGTACGCCTTTGAAGGCAACTGCAAAAAGACCACTGAGTACGAGCAGATGGTCATGGCCTACTGGAAGACGCGCGAATCCGAAGAGCCGAAGAACGCGTTCTACCAACAGGGCGAAATGGCCAATGAAGCAGCCCGCGTTTGCATCGACTCCGGCGACATCGATGCCGCGGCCAGGCTCTACAAGCTCGGCACGGAGTTGGGCCTGAAGGAGCCCGAAATCTCCGCCGACCGCAAGGCCCTCTGGGACTTCCGCCTCGCCCACGCGGAAGGGCGCGTCGCTGCTCGCCGCAATAAGAAAGCCGATGCGGAAAAAGCGATCGCCGCCGCCCGCGCGGCACTGGACCGCATGACCGACCTGAAGCGCCAGCAGGAAGCCTTCTTACCTTATCTCACCGGCTATGTGGCCCTTTACCAGGGCGACTACCAGAAGGCGCTGGCCGACCTCCAGAAGGCGAACCAGAACGACGCGTTTATTCAGTGCCTCATCGCCCAGGCCTACGAAAAGCTGGGAGATAAGGACAAGGCCATGGAGTACTACAGGAAGGCCGCCGGTACGCGGGCGCACAATCCGCCCGCCGCTTATGCCGTGCCCCTGGCGCGGAAGAAACTGGGCTGA
- a CDS encoding DinB family protein — MTPELTLLLDVVDEAFDRKSWHGPNLKGALRGVTAAQAVWRPAPGRHSIWELTLHCAYWTYVGRRRLTGDRQTPFPLKGSNFFPVPEEATEAAWKQAVGLLAAQHQDWRAAVARLTMLDKKRIHLIRGVAAHYLYHAGQIQLLKRMQP, encoded by the coding sequence TTGACCCCTGAGCTCACCCTCCTTTTGGACGTCGTTGACGAGGCATTCGACCGCAAGTCCTGGCATGGGCCAAATCTCAAAGGCGCACTGCGCGGTGTCACCGCCGCACAGGCAGTTTGGCGTCCCGCGCCGGGCCGCCACAGCATCTGGGAACTCACCCTGCACTGCGCCTATTGGACTTATGTGGGCCGCCGCCGCCTCACCGGGGATCGACAGACACCCTTCCCCCTGAAGGGCTCGAATTTCTTTCCTGTGCCGGAGGAGGCCACTGAGGCGGCGTGGAAGCAAGCCGTTGGGCTCCTTGCCGCCCAGCACCAGGACTGGCGTGCCGCGGTGGCCAGGCTCACGATGCTCGACAAGAAGCGAATCCACCTCATTCGCGGAGTTGCTGCCCACTACCTGTACCACGCCGGGCAGATCCAACTCCTAAAGCGGATGCAGCCCTAG
- a CDS encoding NIPSNAP family protein, giving the protein MQRRSFVAGAAGASFMTSAQAQSKSPSILELRYFRLRNTMDNQKGRVSDFLSNAVVAALQRAGSGPVGLFSSSIGPDTPYILLMVQHPNIAAFETCWDKMNADEAILAAARPLNLNPALPFERMDVQLLRGFKGFPAVELPPGDAKRPGRIFELRTYESNTPASLAKKIGMFENGEIEIFRKYGLLPVFFGETLVGPKMPNLTYMVAFDNLAAREANWKAFATSPEWGKLRVTPGLSDGETVSNISNVLLTPMPGSQIR; this is encoded by the coding sequence ATGCAACGCCGCAGTTTCGTGGCCGGCGCCGCCGGCGCATCTTTTATGACATCCGCACAGGCTCAATCGAAATCACCCTCCATACTCGAGTTGCGCTATTTCCGCCTGCGCAACACGATGGACAACCAGAAGGGCAGGGTCTCCGACTTCCTCAGCAACGCCGTCGTGGCCGCCCTGCAGCGCGCCGGATCCGGCCCGGTGGGCCTGTTCAGCAGTTCCATCGGCCCGGACACGCCCTACATTCTCTTGATGGTCCAGCACCCGAATATCGCCGCATTTGAAACCTGCTGGGACAAGATGAACGCCGATGAGGCGATACTTGCAGCCGCCCGGCCCCTGAACCTGAATCCCGCGCTGCCGTTCGAGCGCATGGACGTCCAGCTTCTGCGCGGCTTCAAGGGATTCCCTGCCGTGGAACTGCCGCCCGGCGATGCCAAGCGCCCCGGCCGGATCTTTGAACTGCGCACCTACGAATCGAATACGCCTGCCTCGCTCGCCAAGAAGATCGGCATGTTCGAGAACGGTGAGATCGAAATCTTCCGCAAGTATGGCCTGCTGCCGGTGTTCTTCGGCGAGACGCTGGTTGGACCCAAGATGCCGAACCTCACCTACATGGTGGCGTTCGACAACCTCGCTGCCCGCGAAGCCAACTGGAAGGCTTTTGCCACGAGCCCCGAGTGGGGCAAGCTGCGCGTCACTCCGGGCCTCAGCGACGGTGAGACCGTCTCGAATATCTCGAACGTCCTGCTGACGCCCATGCCCGGTTCGCAGATCCGCTAG
- a CDS encoding response regulator yields METAIPGPAKILVVDDDAAVREVVATMLRTAGYAVSLAANGREALLSLQREQFRVIITDLVMPEQEGIETIKVIRRDYPEVRVIAMSGAFGGDYLRIAGYLGAHGTLAKPLQLSTVLKAVSDALAATN; encoded by the coding sequence ATGGAAACCGCGATCCCGGGTCCGGCAAAAATCCTCGTCGTCGACGATGACGCGGCTGTCCGCGAAGTCGTGGCCACCATGCTGCGCACCGCCGGCTACGCAGTGTCGTTGGCTGCGAACGGGCGGGAAGCGTTGCTGTCGCTGCAACGGGAACAGTTCCGGGTGATTATCACGGATCTTGTAATGCCCGAGCAGGAGGGCATTGAAACCATCAAAGTAATCAGGCGGGATTATCCTGAGGTGCGCGTGATTGCGATGTCGGGCGCTTTTGGGGGCGACTATCTGCGGATAGCAGGCTATTTAGGAGCGCACGGGACATTGGCAAAACCCCTGCAATTGAGCACGGTGTTGAAAGCCGTGTCGGATGCGCTAGCCGCGACCAACTGA
- a CDS encoding YciI family protein, translated as MPQYMLLLHEDPTGWAKLSPEEMQTAIEKYMAWAKKPINRGGKRLTEEPGKVIRHTPEGPRVTDGPYSETKEMMGGFYTIEAASYEEAVQLSMDHPHLEHGTIEVRQIFEM; from the coding sequence ATGCCTCAGTACATGCTGTTGCTTCACGAAGATCCCACCGGCTGGGCCAAGCTCAGCCCGGAAGAGATGCAGACGGCCATCGAGAAATACATGGCCTGGGCCAAGAAGCCCATCAATCGCGGCGGCAAACGCCTGACGGAGGAGCCGGGCAAGGTCATCCGCCACACGCCCGAAGGTCCGCGTGTGACCGATGGCCCCTACAGCGAGACCAAGGAAATGATGGGCGGCTTCTACACCATCGAGGCCGCCAGCTACGAAGAGGCGGTGCAGTTGAGCATGGATCACCCCCATCTCGAGCACGGCACCATTGAAGTGCGCCAGATCTTCGAGATGTGA
- a CDS encoding UPF0182 family protein — MGRGLILALILVVLLGGRWAAGFAIEYEWWHEMGQVETWIQMLSYGSVPVIGAGLLAFLTFWVAHARGMKHAGTGMREHPVYAKLATLAALLLGTLVAVSTVDSWTVVRWFGGHGLNSGAWRDPVFGHPLSFYFFDLPFLGVILHYLLTVTVVAALAHWLTARGWSLKDQLPEWNPQEGIKVDLAGFSLRGALDSGFLRGLGVFFLLAWAGKFYLDRYDLLLDDHGSLVGVDWVAENLTLPLLWLNIGGALIAAAGILMRKPKTLFLLVATYIVLAVAPMAVTAVYVRPSEITIQKPYIKRHIEATRSAYGLGAHVKEIDFAAKLEAPIDISKHRQLLDNVRLWDWRAFHDTVTQIQALRPYYVFHDSDVDRYQIDGQLRQVLVTPREIDVTQLPGDARARWINPHFIYTHGYGMVVAEAARITKEGLPLLLVQDAPAVVKTPSLKLTRPELYYGEVSHEPVFVHTKQPEFNYPSGAGNVETRYEGKGGFPISSIPMRLAAALSTGDWNILLTSYLAPESRMMIRRKVRERLEAMAGFVVWDADPYLVITKEGRLTWMVDGYTTSDAHPYSKIFDLGDVGRINYIRNSVKATVDAYDGSVNLYAFGDSDPLLQAYEHLFPKLFKPWSAMPEELKAHARYPELIFRLQAEVYRTYHMTNPEAFFNKEDQWDIARNLNGPSGKPEPVSPTYVVATLPGSDEPEFMLMTTFTPRNKDNLIGVMVARCDGGALGELQFLQLSKQELIFGPMQIEARISQDQNISKDLTLWNQQGSQVLRGQMLVLPVENTLLYIEPIYIQASEARMPQLKKVVVAMGNRLIYTDTYEQALSELTGSAVQPAQGKGQATTTESGKPPAQGAATQDAASRLKDEIQAHLKRYKELMAQGQFAEAGKEIEALDRLARQR; from the coding sequence ATGGGACGCGGTTTGATCCTGGCCCTCATCCTGGTTGTGCTGTTGGGCGGCCGGTGGGCGGCGGGGTTTGCGATCGAGTATGAATGGTGGCACGAAATGGGCCAGGTGGAGACCTGGATCCAGATGCTGAGCTACGGGTCTGTGCCCGTGATTGGCGCGGGCCTGCTGGCGTTTCTGACGTTCTGGGTGGCCCACGCGCGCGGAATGAAACACGCCGGCACCGGAATGCGGGAACACCCCGTGTACGCCAAGCTAGCGACGTTGGCCGCATTGCTGCTGGGCACGCTGGTAGCCGTCTCGACCGTGGATTCGTGGACCGTGGTGCGCTGGTTTGGCGGGCATGGGCTGAATTCCGGCGCATGGCGCGATCCGGTCTTCGGTCATCCGCTCTCATTCTATTTCTTCGACCTGCCGTTCCTCGGCGTGATTCTCCACTATTTGCTGACCGTGACCGTCGTGGCGGCGCTGGCGCACTGGCTGACGGCACGCGGCTGGAGCTTGAAGGACCAACTGCCGGAATGGAATCCGCAGGAGGGTATCAAAGTGGACCTGGCCGGGTTCAGCCTGAGGGGCGCGCTGGATTCGGGGTTCCTGCGAGGCCTGGGGGTCTTCTTTCTGCTGGCGTGGGCGGGCAAGTTCTACCTGGATCGCTACGACCTGCTGTTGGATGACCACGGGTCCCTGGTTGGTGTGGACTGGGTGGCGGAGAACCTGACGTTGCCCCTCTTGTGGCTCAACATCGGCGGGGCGCTGATCGCCGCGGCAGGCATTCTGATGCGGAAGCCGAAGACGCTGTTCCTGCTGGTGGCGACATACATCGTACTGGCAGTGGCGCCCATGGCGGTGACAGCCGTATATGTCCGGCCCAGTGAGATCACGATCCAGAAGCCCTATATCAAGCGGCATATCGAAGCGACGAGGTCCGCCTACGGGCTGGGCGCGCATGTCAAAGAGATCGACTTTGCTGCGAAGCTGGAGGCGCCGATCGACATCTCCAAGCACCGGCAACTGCTGGATAACGTGCGGCTTTGGGACTGGCGGGCATTTCATGACACCGTGACCCAGATTCAGGCGCTGCGGCCGTACTATGTCTTCCACGACAGCGATGTGGACCGGTACCAGATCGACGGCCAGCTCCGGCAGGTACTGGTGACTCCGCGCGAAATTGACGTGACCCAACTGCCGGGCGATGCGCGAGCGCGGTGGATCAATCCACACTTCATTTACACGCATGGCTACGGCATGGTGGTCGCGGAGGCCGCGAGGATCACAAAAGAAGGATTGCCGCTATTGCTGGTGCAGGATGCGCCGGCGGTGGTGAAGACACCGTCCCTGAAGTTGACGCGGCCCGAGTTGTACTACGGCGAGGTGTCGCACGAACCGGTGTTCGTCCACACGAAACAACCAGAGTTCAACTACCCATCCGGCGCGGGCAACGTGGAGACACGCTATGAGGGCAAAGGCGGGTTCCCGATCTCGTCGATCCCCATGCGTCTGGCCGCGGCCCTGTCGACTGGCGACTGGAATATCCTGCTGACGTCGTACCTGGCACCGGAAAGCCGCATGATGATTCGGCGGAAGGTGCGCGAACGGCTGGAGGCGATGGCCGGCTTCGTGGTGTGGGATGCCGATCCTTACCTGGTGATCACAAAGGAAGGGCGTCTGACCTGGATGGTGGACGGGTACACGACCAGCGACGCGCACCCTTATTCCAAGATCTTCGACCTGGGTGATGTCGGCCGGATCAACTACATCAGAAACTCCGTCAAGGCGACCGTGGACGCGTATGACGGCAGCGTCAACCTGTATGCGTTTGGAGACAGCGATCCGCTGCTACAGGCGTACGAGCATTTGTTCCCCAAGCTCTTCAAACCCTGGTCGGCGATGCCGGAGGAGTTAAAGGCCCATGCACGGTATCCGGAGCTGATCTTCCGCTTGCAGGCGGAGGTGTACCGGACCTACCACATGACGAATCCGGAGGCCTTCTTCAATAAGGAAGACCAATGGGATATCGCCCGCAATCTGAATGGACCGTCGGGCAAGCCCGAGCCGGTTTCTCCTACCTACGTCGTGGCGACATTGCCAGGCAGTGACGAACCCGAGTTCATGCTGATGACGACGTTCACACCGCGGAATAAAGACAATCTGATTGGCGTGATGGTGGCGCGGTGCGATGGCGGAGCTTTAGGCGAGCTTCAGTTCCTACAGCTGTCAAAGCAAGAACTGATCTTTGGCCCCATGCAGATTGAAGCGCGGATCAGCCAGGACCAGAACATTTCAAAGGACCTTACGCTTTGGAACCAGCAGGGCTCCCAGGTGTTGAGAGGACAGATGTTAGTGCTGCCGGTGGAAAACACGCTGCTCTACATCGAGCCGATCTACATTCAGGCGTCAGAGGCTCGCATGCCGCAGCTGAAGAAAGTGGTTGTGGCGATGGGCAACCGGCTAATCTACACGGACACTTATGAACAGGCGCTGAGCGAGCTGACAGGCTCAGCGGTCCAGCCCGCCCAGGGCAAGGGTCAGGCGACTACTACAGAAAGCGGGAAGCCTCCAGCCCAGGGCGCGGCCACACAGGATGCTGCGAGCCGCCTGAAGGACGAAATCCAGGCGCACCTAAAGCGGTATAAAGAATTGATGGCACAGGGTCAGTTTGCGGAGGCAGGCAAGGAAATTGAAGCGCTGGACAGGTTGGCGAGGCAGCGCTAG
- a CDS encoding dienelactone hydrolase family protein, with translation MERKKASDYPQELLNLFDRYVHGDIERREFLEGAKKYAVGGITATALWESLKPNYAWAQQVPKDDKRIATEYATVESPQGNGSIKGYLVKPAGAKGKLPGVLVVHENRGLNPYIEDVARRLGTSNFIAFAPDGLTSVGGYPGNDEAGGKAFAQVDRAKMADDFVAAAKWLKARPDCTGKIGVVGFCFGGGISNQLAVRLGSDLSAAVPFYGGQPPAAEVSKIKAPLLLQYAGLDTRVNAGWPAYEEALKANKADYKAYIYEGVNHGFHNDTTPRYDEASAKLAWQRTLDFFNQHLRG, from the coding sequence ATGGAACGTAAGAAAGCCTCCGACTATCCGCAGGAGCTGTTGAACCTGTTCGACCGCTACGTCCACGGCGACATCGAGCGCCGGGAATTCCTGGAAGGGGCCAAGAAGTACGCCGTGGGGGGCATCACGGCTACAGCGCTTTGGGAGAGCCTGAAGCCGAACTACGCCTGGGCGCAGCAGGTGCCCAAGGACGACAAGCGCATCGCCACCGAATACGCGACAGTGGAGTCCCCGCAGGGCAACGGCAGCATCAAGGGCTACCTCGTCAAACCCGCCGGCGCCAAAGGCAAGCTGCCCGGTGTGCTGGTGGTGCACGAGAACCGCGGCCTGAATCCCTATATCGAAGATGTGGCGCGCCGGTTGGGCACCTCCAACTTCATCGCTTTCGCCCCTGACGGCTTGACCAGTGTCGGCGGCTATCCCGGTAACGACGAAGCGGGCGGCAAAGCGTTTGCACAGGTCGACCGGGCGAAGATGGCGGACGACTTCGTTGCCGCCGCCAAATGGCTGAAGGCGCGGCCAGACTGCACAGGCAAGATCGGCGTCGTCGGCTTCTGCTTCGGTGGAGGCATTTCCAACCAGTTGGCCGTGCGCCTGGGCTCGGATCTTTCGGCGGCGGTTCCGTTTTACGGCGGCCAGCCACCCGCTGCCGAGGTGTCGAAGATCAAGGCTCCGCTGCTGCTGCAGTACGCGGGCCTCGACACGCGTGTCAACGCCGGATGGCCTGCTTACGAGGAGGCGCTCAAGGCGAACAAAGCGGACTATAAGGCTTACATCTACGAGGGTGTGAACCACGGTTTTCACAACGACACCACGCCCCGCTATGACGAAGCTTCGGCGAAGCTGGCGTGGCAGCGTACGCTCGACTTCTTCAATCAGCATTTGCGGGGCTAG
- a CDS encoding RNA polymerase sigma factor, with amino-acid sequence MSGAPETRVLLEHLFRHQAGRIVAHLVRLLGPAHLDLAEEMVQEAMLKALQSWPYKGLPENPEAWLFRVARNAALDAVRHRRMAGGKAEILTAELDRPVQLNETDPDFEEQLRDDELRLIFMCCHPEIGRDASIALSLKIAGGFSVREIARAFLADEAAIAQRLVRAKKQIRDKGLTLEIPSGRELAERLVAATDVVYFLFNEGYAAHEGEDLIRQDLCTEALRLGWLMARSSIANPRVHALVAMMALQAARLSARTDEAGDLILLEEQDRGRWDQHLIAMGFREFDLSMAGDEVTEFHVQAAIAATHARATGMHAIDWPLILELYGQLFKLNSSPVVALNRAVATAKVHGAAEGFAALEPLSQDVKMQSYYLYLAVRGHLLLELGENAAAARCFQAALERRCCEPERRFLKRKLRECGGTLDGAAAENG; translated from the coding sequence GTGAGCGGCGCCCCGGAGACCAGAGTCCTGCTGGAACACCTGTTCCGGCACCAGGCAGGCCGGATCGTGGCGCATCTTGTGCGCCTGCTCGGTCCGGCCCACCTGGACCTCGCCGAGGAGATGGTGCAGGAGGCCATGCTGAAGGCACTTCAGTCGTGGCCTTACAAAGGCCTGCCCGAGAACCCCGAAGCCTGGCTGTTTCGCGTAGCGCGCAACGCCGCCCTGGACGCCGTCCGCCACCGCCGCATGGCCGGAGGCAAAGCTGAAATTCTTACGGCCGAGCTCGATCGTCCCGTGCAGCTCAACGAGACCGATCCGGATTTCGAGGAGCAGCTCCGCGACGACGAGCTGCGCTTGATCTTCATGTGCTGCCATCCCGAGATCGGCCGTGATGCAAGCATCGCGCTGAGTCTCAAGATCGCCGGTGGCTTCAGTGTCCGCGAGATCGCCCGGGCGTTCCTGGCCGACGAAGCGGCCATCGCCCAACGCCTGGTCCGCGCCAAGAAGCAGATCCGTGATAAGGGTCTGACCCTCGAGATCCCCAGCGGCAGGGAGCTGGCTGAGCGTCTTGTCGCCGCCACGGACGTCGTCTACTTCCTGTTCAATGAGGGCTACGCCGCGCACGAAGGGGAAGACCTGATCCGCCAGGATCTCTGCACGGAAGCACTGCGGCTGGGCTGGTTGATGGCGCGGTCGTCCATCGCGAATCCGCGCGTGCATGCGCTGGTGGCGATGATGGCTCTCCAGGCGGCGCGCCTGTCTGCCCGCACGGACGAAGCCGGCGACCTGATCCTGCTGGAAGAGCAGGACCGCGGCCGTTGGGATCAGCACCTGATCGCCATGGGCTTCCGCGAGTTCGACCTGTCGATGGCGGGCGACGAAGTCACCGAGTTCCACGTGCAGGCGGCGATCGCGGCCACGCACGCCCGGGCCACCGGAATGCATGCCATCGACTGGCCGCTGATCCTGGAGCTCTACGGCCAGCTTTTCAAATTGAACTCGTCTCCTGTGGTGGCGCTGAACCGGGCTGTGGCGACTGCCAAAGTGCATGGCGCGGCGGAAGGATTCGCTGCGCTGGAGCCGTTGTCGCAGGACGTCAAGATGCAGAGCTACTACCTGTATCTCGCGGTCCGCGGACACCTGTTGCTGGAACTGGGAGAGAATGCTGCTGCCGCGCGGTGTTTCCAGGCGGCCTTGGAGCGCCGCTGCTGCGAGCCCGAACGGCGATTCCTGAAGAGAAAGCTGAGGGAGTGCGGCGGCACCCTGGACGGCGCCGCCGCGGAGAACGGCTAG
- a CDS encoding winged helix-turn-helix domain-containing protein: MAKAARKLDPSGDDVRLASVQQDIPQLDRLIHEKLRLGIVSALAAAPTLTFSNLKKLLDTTDGNLSVHARKLEEAGYIVCEKSFEGRVPKSEYKLTADGKKALERYLDHMEALVRAMRGPRV, encoded by the coding sequence GTGGCTAAAGCGGCACGCAAGCTCGACCCCTCCGGTGACGACGTTCGCCTGGCGTCGGTACAGCAGGATATCCCGCAGCTCGACCGGCTCATCCACGAGAAGCTGCGCCTCGGCATCGTCAGCGCCCTCGCGGCGGCGCCCACGCTCACATTCTCAAACTTAAAGAAATTGCTCGATACCACCGATGGCAACCTCAGCGTCCACGCCCGGAAGCTGGAAGAGGCCGGCTATATCGTGTGTGAAAAGTCGTTTGAAGGTCGGGTACCCAAGTCGGAATACAAGCTAACCGCCGACGGCAAGAAAGCGCTGGAACGCTACCTCGACCACATGGAAGCCCTGGTACGGGCCATGCGGGGCCCGCGTGTCTGA
- the lpxB gene encoding lipid-A-disaccharide synthase encodes MSLKILVSAGEASGDRYAAGVVAALRRQRPDADFFGCTGLEMRAAGVRTVVDAASLSVVGLVEVLHHIPRIYGEYRKLIAAAERERPDLAILTDSPDFHLRLARQLHRRGIPVYYLVAPQAWAWREGRVRQLQRNVRELHCIFPFEENFFRQCGVDAYYIGHPLARIIGPRFSREDFFRKHRIPGDRPLITLCPGSRRGEIARHLPTLRDAVGRIAARRACTFLLAAPAGTAERFGSGFFDALTGDGTVKMTEGETWDAMAHSTVTLAASGTVTMEAALLGAPMVTFYKVTPVSWVLGKLLVKVPYFSMVNLVAGRKVVAELIQQDMTGQGLATETLRLLDSPESVAKMKEELAAVRSALQTGHDPMEESARRVLASIKEEVR; translated from the coding sequence GTGTCCTTAAAGATTCTGGTGTCGGCGGGGGAGGCATCGGGCGACCGCTACGCGGCCGGCGTGGTCGCCGCCTTGCGCCGGCAGCGGCCGGATGCCGACTTTTTCGGCTGCACCGGGCTGGAGATGCGCGCCGCCGGAGTGCGCACCGTGGTGGACGCCGCCAGCCTGTCCGTCGTGGGGTTGGTCGAGGTATTGCACCACATACCAAGGATTTACGGGGAATACCGCAAGTTGATCGCGGCCGCGGAACGCGAGCGTCCTGACCTGGCGATTCTCACCGATAGCCCTGACTTTCACCTTCGCCTGGCCCGGCAACTCCACCGGCGCGGGATTCCTGTCTACTACCTGGTGGCGCCCCAGGCTTGGGCGTGGCGGGAAGGACGGGTCAGGCAACTCCAACGAAACGTGAGAGAACTGCACTGCATCTTTCCCTTCGAGGAGAATTTCTTCCGGCAGTGCGGCGTGGACGCGTATTACATTGGTCATCCGCTGGCCCGGATTATCGGGCCGCGGTTCAGCCGGGAGGATTTCTTCCGCAAGCATCGGATTCCTGGGGATCGTCCATTGATCACACTTTGTCCCGGCAGCCGGCGAGGAGAGATCGCGCGGCATTTGCCCACATTGCGCGACGCGGTGGGCCGGATCGCGGCCCGGCGCGCGTGCACTTTCCTACTGGCCGCACCAGCCGGCACGGCGGAGCGCTTCGGCTCCGGGTTCTTCGACGCGCTTACCGGCGATGGAACCGTGAAGATGACGGAAGGGGAAACCTGGGATGCCATGGCCCACTCAACCGTAACCCTGGCGGCCAGCGGGACGGTGACCATGGAAGCCGCGCTGCTGGGGGCGCCGATGGTAACCTTCTACAAAGTGACCCCGGTCTCCTGGGTGCTCGGCAAGCTGCTGGTGAAAGTGCCTTACTTTTCCATGGTGAACCTGGTGGCGGGCCGCAAGGTGGTGGCCGAATTGATTCAACAGGATATGACGGGCCAAGGTCTGGCCACGGAGACGCTTCGGTTGCTGGACTCGCCGGAGTCCGTGGCGAAGATGAAAGAGGAACTGGCGGCGGTGCGTTCGGCGCTCCAGACCGGCCATGACCCGATGGAAGAATCCGCCCGGCGGGTCCTGGCGTCCATCAAAGAGGAAGTACGATGA
- the uppS gene encoding polyprenyl diphosphate synthase, with amino-acid sequence MNDNSSRLHVALIMDGNGRWAQARGWPRTAGHRAGAETVRRVVEAAPDLGIGTITLYAFSADNWKRPQSEVSTLFRLFARYMRQEAEKLRKEGVRFEVIGRRDRLAGPLVSLIEETEAHTSACTRLHLRVAIDYSSRDAILRAVEAGARDKQSLSAALGPDVDLLIRTSGEQRLSDFLLWECAYAEFHFTEVAWPELTAADLRLALDDFRSRQRRFGAVTPLQAVR; translated from the coding sequence ATGAACGATAACTCTTCGCGGCTGCACGTCGCACTCATCATGGATGGCAATGGACGCTGGGCCCAGGCCCGCGGCTGGCCGCGAACGGCCGGCCATCGCGCGGGTGCGGAAACCGTCCGCCGGGTGGTAGAAGCCGCCCCGGATCTCGGCATCGGCACCATCACGCTCTACGCCTTCTCCGCGGACAACTGGAAGCGCCCACAGTCCGAGGTGTCCACTCTCTTCCGCCTGTTCGCACGCTATATGCGGCAGGAAGCGGAGAAGCTCCGCAAGGAGGGTGTCCGCTTCGAGGTCATCGGCCGCCGCGACCGGCTGGCCGGGCCACTGGTCTCGCTGATTGAAGAGACCGAAGCCCATACCAGCGCCTGCACGCGCCTACATCTACGGGTGGCTATTGATTACTCCTCCCGGGATGCCATCCTGCGCGCGGTCGAAGCCGGGGCGCGGGACAAACAAAGCCTGTCGGCGGCCCTGGGCCCCGACGTGGACCTGCTGATCCGCACCAGCGGTGAGCAGCGCCTGAGCGACTTCCTGCTGTGGGAGTGCGCCTATGCCGAGTTCCATTTCACCGAAGTCGCCTGGCCGGAACTGACCGCCGCGGACCTGCGCCTCGCGCTGGACGACTTCCGTTCCCGCCAACGCCGCTTTGGCGCCGTCACTCCACTACAAGCCGTGCGATAG